Proteins from a single region of Cydia strobilella chromosome 2, ilCydStro3.1, whole genome shotgun sequence:
- the LOC134749681 gene encoding tRNA (guanine(10)-N2)-methyltransferase homolog, with translation MRLRKMWPRYLLWFAQEHVDFRHAEMQSLLSMFNIPIRYVEKPCEVKPYWVVEVPSEECVRKLASRSVLLKNCIELWSRAKTEAQLHQNLKRATQNSTDQWITSEGSENGVSDRDVCPSGLIDACRPVDKSFKVEVETFCKHFSMKEKVKKIEKFDYLAFDGPVKLKNPDIVLSYIEFYGLDPNSVPEEPEDLFFGRWVADGQRDLIQQHSLKKRTFIGNTSMDPALALLAANQAQVRDGDIVLDPFVGSGSLLVAAAHFGAYVHGTDIDYLMLHARTRPTRVGEKVRKKEESIRANMQQYGIGARFLDVVVSDSSRPLWHPGWSVDAVISDPPYGIREPTERVGIEKDNYTLSEKHLAQHVPAKVEYALTQLYRDLLGSAARLLAPGRRLVVWYPLLRAEYSPDQLPSHPCLGLVANSEQVLSRLTARRMLTYEKIREPDGDVAADGGVHNFREKYFNSGEETRRARKERRAEELAAYLRQKANQNADVT, from the exons ATGCGGTTAAGAAAAATGTGGCCGCGGTATTTGTTATGGTTCGCTCAGGAACACGTCGATTTTCGGCATGCT GAAATGCAAAGTTTGCTGTCCATGTTCAATATTCCGATCAGATATGTCGAAAAACCATGTGAAGTAAAACCTTACTGGGTGGTAGAAGTGCCTTCGGAAGAGTGCGTCAGGAAACTTGCGTCGCGATCTGTGCTGCTTAAAAACTGTATAGAATTATGGTCGAGGGCCAAAACCGAGGCACAGCTGCATCAAAACTTGAAGCGAGCCACGCAGAACAGCACAGACCAGTGGATTACTTCAGAGGGTTCAGAGAATGGAGTCAGTGATCGCGATGTTTGCCCCAGCGGCTTGATAGACGCTTGTCGGCCGGTGGACAAGTCTTTCAAAGTGGAAGTTGAGACCTTTTGCAAGCATTTTAGTATGAAGGAGAAAGTTAAGAAAATTGAG AAATTTGATTACTTAGCATTTGATGGCCCAGTGAAGCTGAAGAACCCAGACATAGTGCTGAGTTACATAGAGTTCTATGGGCTGGACCCCAACAGTGTGCCCGAGGAGCCAGAAGACTTGTTCTTTGGGAGATGG GTAGCAGATGGGCAGCGTGACCTGATCCAGCAGCACTCTTTAAAGAAGCGCACATTCATCGGCAACACCAGCATGGATCCTGCGCTAGCGTTGCTAGCTGCCAACCAGGCACAAGTACGAGATGGAGATATAGTGCTGGACCCTTTTGTCGGTTCTGGCTCTCTGCTGGTTGCTGCAGCTCATTTTGGag CGTATGTGCACGGAACTGACATCGACTACCTCATGCTGCACGCGCGGACGAGGCCCACGCGCGTCGGGGAAAAG GTCCGTAAGAAAGAAGAGAGCATCCGCGCGAATATGCAGCAGTACGGCATCGGCGCCCGGTTTCTGGACGTGGTGGTGAGCGACTCCTCGCGCCCGCTGTGGCATCCCGGGTGGAGTGTCGACGCTGTCATCAGCGACC CCCCATACGGAATCCGTGAGCCAACCGAACGCGTGGGCATAGAGAAGGACAACTACACTCTATCCGAGAAGCATTTAGCGCAGCATGTGCCCGCTAAAGTAGAGTACGCGCTGACACAACTGTACCGCGACCTGCTGGGCTCGGCCGCGCGGCTGCTGGCGCCCGGGCGCCGCCTCGTCGTCTGGTACCCGCTGCTCAG AGCGGAATACAGCCCCGACCAGCTTCCATCCCACCCGTGCCTCGGGCTGGTAGCCAACTCCGAGCAAGTCCTATCTCGGCTCACCGCCAGAAGGATGCTCACTTATGAGAAGATACGGGAGCCCGACGGGGACGTCGCGGCGGACGGAGGGGTCCACAACTTCAG GGAAAAATACTTCAATTCCGGAGAGGAAACGCGTCGCGCCAGGAAGGAACGCAGGGCGGAGGAGCTGGCCGCCTACTTGAGGCAGAAAGCAAATCAGAATGCGGACGTCACttaa
- the LOC134749732 gene encoding esterase CG5412, with translation MSQEQISEENSNSNMSEVLTEKAKENAKERKRLKILAFHGYRQNGAVFRAKIGSFRKAVAKYAQLTFLSAPHRVLHEEGGGEEDSRSWWFNAEDNTFSGKCLGGPALGFEATLRVVERAVAEHGPFHGFMGFSQGACLVGLLAAMQQKGYLPYTFNFAIFASGFRSGSLVHKGFYDEEINLPSLHVYGEGDSIIPKEMSESLISLFTKAVVAEHSGGHYVACSGSIKDAYQDFLHDRSQDLLEEEPDIIQPKEDEDMG, from the exons ATGTCTCAAGAGCAAATATCCGAAGAGAACTCCAACTCCAACATGAGCGAAGTGCTAACAGAGAAGGCTAAAGAGAACGCGAAAGAGCGGAAGAGGCTGAAGATCCTGGCGTTCCACGGGTACCGGCAGAACGGCGCCGTGTTCCGCGCCAAGATCGGCTCGTTCCGCAAGGCCGTGGCCAAGTACGCGCAGCTCACGTTCCTGTCGGCGCCGCACCGCGTCTTGCACGAGGAGGGGGGAGGGGAAGAAG ACTCGCGGTCGTGGTGGTTCAACGCGGAAGACAACACATTCAGCGGGAAGTGCCTGGGCGGGCCGGCGCTGGGTTTCGAGGCCACGCTGCGGGTCGTGGAGCGCGCCGTAGCCGAGCACGGCCCCTTCCACGGGTTCATGGGCTTCTCGCAGGGCGCCTGCCTCGTGGGGCTGCTCGCCGCCATGCAGCAGAAGGGAT ATTTACCGTACACATTCAACTTCGCCATCTTCGCATCAGGGTTCCGATCGGGCAGTCTGGTGCACAAGGGCTTTTATGACGAGGAGATCAACCTACCCTCGCTGCATGTGTACGGCGAGGGAGACTCCATCATACCAAAgg AAATGTCTGAATCCCTAATAAGTCTGTTCACGAAGGCGGTAGTGGCGGAGCACTCGGGCGGGCACTACGTCGCGTGCTCGGGCTCCATCAAGGACGCCTACCAGGACTTCCTGCACGACCGCAGCCAGGACCTGCTGGAGGAGGAACCGGATATCATACAGCCAAAGGAGGATGAAGATATGGGATAA